From Panicum hallii strain FIL2 chromosome 2, PHallii_v3.1, whole genome shotgun sequence, a single genomic window includes:
- the LOC112880741 gene encoding small RNA 2'-O-methyltransferase: protein MPTTAPTPKAVLHQRFGAKARYTVEEVREAVGGCPGLAPQTRSVYRCALELPGLSVATPGTFVRKKDAEQAAAQIALDKLGIQPTANIPTTPEEAWDELIARISGFFIDESFLSSTHPLVGHLSVTLRRTGDLIGRLPLSAIAACDVKVNTLCKVIDSKAEFDPLLVLSLMYNAAKQSPGVSVNDSNFWIQSQKPYSPEAVDLALKRWSCTSDPVEVEVILVPHMLEDELKIVRVNLQDNEHYMSYVAEKLTVSDSSHVLVSRTIGKASSEIRLYFAAPSVHFVSDISKNVLACHGDGDINCQVNKRASYISGQTIYGDALLANIGYTRRDSELHTEDVNLCTYYRILLGKLPDGNCKMSRDAILAAQLPSAYSRFSWKGLSPRDLLCSFCRNQRLSEPLFAVSRVSCDMLTSAVSSEERGAPAKSVENQYTNDVRIDKETPDIFKCVVKICSRKQEILLEYSAADTWSKESDAIQNSALKVLIWFDNYFKQLNTKTDELYLSKCNDGFKIHPKKFLQEFAMCLSVYGNTGCNDSGMCSSVGPFTVDTPKKQLESTANLTHIEGPDSGVFPSHGSLTCISYTASLVMKDKEKIYLLESHNEFEFEIGTGAVSNQLESCVTQLSVNQAACFITELPPRDLILAAASEFSHELSNVSRESCSLEFSVKVLQVTEPLEDRMEKALFSPPLSKQRVEFAVQHINELHATTLVDFGCGSGSLLDSLLEHPTTLEKLVGVDISRKGLTRAAKSLHQKLSKKSLVQTTVPTAVLYYGSITDFDSRLYGFDIGTCLEVIEHMEEDQASLFGNVVLSSFRPAVLIVSTPNYEYNPILQRSAMPSKDDEADENAGPCKFRNHDHKFEWTRAQFQCWATDLAVKHNYSVEFRGVGGSGDEPGYASQIAVFRRTARDTEEMCLNKDPGQPYELLWEWPNASIPV, encoded by the exons ATGCCGACGACGGCGCCGACGCCCAAGGCGGTGCTCCACCAGCGGTTCGGCGCCAAGGCGCGGTACACGGTCGAGGAGGTGCGGGAGGCCGTGGGCGGCTGCCCGGGCCTCGCGCCGCAGACCCGGAGCGTCTACCGGTGCGCGCTCGAGCTCCCGGGCCTCTCCGTCGCCACGCCCGGCACCTTCGTGAGGAAGAAGGACGCCGAGCAGGCCGCAGCGCAGATCGCGCTCGACAAG CTTGGTATTCAGCCCACAGCAAATATTCCCACTACACCAGAAGAAGCTTGGGATGAACTGATCGCTCGCATATCTGGTTTCTTCATAGACGAG AGCTTCCTATCATCTACTCATCCTCTTGTTGGCCACTTGAGTGTGACTCTCAGGAGAACTGGGGACCTCATTGGGAGGTTACCTTTGTCTGCTATTGCTGCATGTGATGTCAAGGTCAATACATTGTGTAAAGTGATTGACTCCAAGGCAGAATTTGATCCTCTGTTGGTCTTGTCATTAATGTACAATGCTGCAAAACAATCTCCTGGAGTCTCGGTCAATGACAGCAACTTCTGGATTCAGAGTCAGAAGCCCTATTCTCCGGAGGCTGTTGACTTGGCACTTAAGCGTTGGTCTTGTACATCAGACCCTGTAGAAGTAGAAGTGATTCTTGTTCCCCATATGTTGGAGGATGAACTGAAGATAGTAAGAGTTAATCTACAAGATAATGAACACTATATGAGTTATGTCGCAGAAAAGCTCACAGTGAGTGATTCCTCTCATGTTCTTGTATCAAG AACAATTGGAAAAGCATCTTCTGAGATAAGGCTGTATTTTGCAGCCCCAAGTGTACATTTTGTTTCTGATATATCGAAAAATGTGCTTGCTTGTCATGGAGATGGTGACATCAACTGCCAAGTAAATAAGCGAGCCTCCTACATTTCTGGTCAAACAATTTATGGAGATGCGCTTTTGGCAAATATCGGATACACAAGGAGAGATTCAGAACTTCACACTGAAGATGTCAACCTATGCACCTATTACAG GATACTTCTGGGCAAGTTACCTGATGGAAATTGTAAGATGTCTAGGGACGCGATTCTTGCAGCACAGCTTCCATCAGCGTACTCTCGTTTCAGTTGGAAAGGCCTCTCTCCACGAGATCTCCTTTGTTCATTCTGTCGCAATCAGCGGTTGTCAGAGCCCCTTTTTGCTGTCAGTAGGGTCTCCTGTGATATGTTAACATCAGCTGTGAGCTCTGAAGAAAGAGGAGCACCAGCAAAGAGTGTAGAAAATCAGTACACCAATGATGTTAGAATCGACAAGGAAACCCCAGATATTTTCAAATGTGTAGTGAAAATATGTTCACGGAAACAGGAGATTTTACTTGAGTATTCTGCAGCTGACACTTGGAGCAAGGAATCTGATGCTATTCAGAATTCTGCATTGAAGGTCTTGATTTGGTTCGACAATTATTTCAAGCAACTAAACACAAAAACCGACGAGTTATATCTTTCCAAGTGCAATGATGGTTTCAAGATACATCCAAAAAAATTTCTGCAAGAATTTGCAATGTGCTTATCTGTTTATGGTAATACTGGATGCAATGATTCAGGAATGTGCAGTTCAGTTGGACCTTTTACTGTGGATACACCAAAGAAGCAGCTTGAAAGCACTGCAAATTTAACACACATTGAGGGCCCAGATTCTGGTGTTTTCCCATCCCATGGATCATTGACTTGCATAAGTTATACTGCTTCCCTTGTGATGAAGGATAAAGAAAAAATATATTTGTTGGAAAGCCACAATGAGTTTGAGTTTGAGATAGGGACAGGTGCTGTTAGTAATCAGCTTGAATCATGTGTAACTCAGCTATCAGTCAATCAAGCTGCTTGTTTTATCACTGAACTGCCTCCTAGGGATTTGATCCTGGCTGCAGCTTCTGAGTTCTCACATGAACTTTCCAATGTATCTAGAG AGAGCTGCTCTCTGGAGTTCTCTGTAAAGGTTTTGCAGGTAACTGAACCATTAGAAGATAGAATGGAAAAGGCCTTGTTTAGTCCTCCATTATCCAAACAAAGAGTTGAGTTTGCAGTCCAGCACATCAACGAGCTGCACGCTACCACACTT GTTGATTTTGGTTGTGGATCTGGCAGCCTTCTTGATTCATTGTTAGAGCATCCAACCACACTAGAAAAGCTTGTTGGTGTTGATATTTCTCGAAAAGGCCTCACACGTGCAGCGAAG AGTCTCCATCAGAAGCTGAGCAAGAAATCGTTGGTGCAGACAACTGTTCCAACTGCTGTGCTCTATTATGGATCCATAACAGACTTTGATTCTCGCTTATATGGGTTTGATATTGGCACTTGTCTTGAG GTGATCGAGCACATGGAGGAGGATCAAGCGAGTTTATTTGGCAACGTCGTCTTGAGCTCATTCCGCCCGGCCGTGCTCATTGTTTCGACACCCAACTATGAGTACAACCCTATCCTCCAGAGGTCAGCTATGCCCAGCAAGGACGACGAGGCGGACGAAAACGCTGGTCCCTGCAAGTTCCGGAACCATGACCACAAGTTCGAGTGGACCAGAGCGCAGTTCCAGTGCTGGGCTACTGACCTCGCGGTGAAGCATAACTACAGCGTGGAGTTCCGCGGCGTCGGCGGCTCAGGCGACGAACCAGGCTATGCTTCCCAGATCGCTGTTTTCAGAAGAACGGCGCGCGATACGGAAGAGATGTGTCTGAATAAAGATCCGGGTCAGCCTTACGAGCTTCTCTGGGAATGGCCTAACGCGTCGATACCTGTCTGA
- the LOC112880742 gene encoding histone deacetylase 15-like isoform X2: protein MASDMQPLSGHEIPSCAVENCGVFDHACHGKCQSCDSDVKPSCGEVNGISSLIGSHTDGKASKENCGACTFTYDCADLDGCLIATNGSCMAVDELTQEFEREQAGATLEDLVFSNDEEDDDSDWDPASSLVTNRWFCLNCTMPNVDVVMYCLNCHELKGSGVDGYDAFKTQIAEAALVSPDTELPAVSTAIGFDERMLLHSELEVKPNPHPERPDRLRAIAASLSAAGIFPSKCALVPPREITKEELLMVHTPDHIESVEQTKNMLYSYFTSDTYANGHSACAAKLAAGLCADLASLIVSGRVQNGFAMVRPPGHHAGVKQAMGFCLHNNAAVAALAAKRAGAKKVLIVDWDVHHGNGTQEIFEGDKSVLYVSLHRHEYGNFYPGTGAAHEVGILDGQGFSVNIPWSRGGVGDNDYIFAFKTVVLPIAAEFAPDITIISAGFDAARGDPLGCCDVTPIGYSIMTSLLTACSGGRLLVILEGGYNLRSISSSATEVVKVLVGDGSSFDVATAPSKEGLETVLQVLKIQQQFWPILGPAYASLQAQQGSVFSKSTNKKRKHSGVPGPFWWKFGSKRLLYKALYEGPLLRKIKGFRQGKVIDSAEP, encoded by the exons ATGGCATCTGATATGCAACCACTTAGTGGCCATGAGATACCCTCCTGTGCTGTGGAGAACTGTGGAGTTTTTGATCATGCATGTCATGGCAAATGCCAAAGCTGTGATAGTGATGTAAAACCATCTTGTGGTGAAGTGAATGGAATTTCCTCGTTGATTGGTAGTCATACTGATGGGAAGGCTTCAAAAGAGAACTGTGGAGCATGCACTTTTACTTATGATTGTGCTGATCTTGATGGCTGTTTGATTGCCACAAATGGAAGTTGCATGGCTGTTGATGAGCTAACGCAAGAGTTTGAGAGAGAACAAGCTGGGGCTACACTGGAGGATCTGGTTTTCTCTAACGATGAAGAGGACGATGACAGTGATTGGGACCCTGCTAGTAGCCTTGTTACGAATAGGTGGTTTTGCTTGAATTGCACAATGCCAAATGTGGACGTGGTTATGTATTGCCTG AATTGCCATGAGCTTAAGGGATCAGGTGTAGATGGATATGATGCTTTCAAGACTCAAATTGCAGAGGCAGCTTTGGTATCTCCTGACACAG AATTGCCGGCGGTGTCTACAGCGATTGGTTTTGATGAAAGAATGCTGCTCCACAGTGAG CTAGAAGTTAAACCAAATCCACATCCAGAAAGACCGGACCGCCTTCGTGCAATTGCTGCCAGTCTTTCTGCTGCAG GAATCTTTCCCTCAAAATGTGCTTTGGTACCCCCTCGGGAAATTACCAAGGAGGAACTCCTAATG GTTCATACTCCAGACCACATTGAAAGTGTTGAGCAGACAAAGAACATGCTTTACAG TTACTTCACTTCAGATACTTATGCAAATGGACACTCAGCATGTGCCGCCAAACTTGCAGCAGGACTCTGTGCTGATCTTGCTAGTTTGATAGTATCTGGGCGTGTTCAAAATGGCTTTGCAATG GTGAGACCTCCTGGACATCATGCAGGGGTGAAGCAAGCAATGGGTTTTTGTCTTCACAACAATGCAGCAGTGGCTGCGTTAGCTGCAAAAAGAGCAGGTGCCAAGAAAGTCCTCATAGTTGACTGG GATGTGCACCATGGAAATGGCACACAAGAGATATTCGAAGGGGACAAATCT GTCTTGTACGTATCATTACATCGTCATGAGTATGGAAACTTCTACCCTGGAACTGGAGCAGCACATGAG GTTGGAATTCTTGATGGTCAAGGCTTTTCAGTTAATATACCTTGGAGCCGTGGCGGTGTTGGAGACAATGACTACATCTTTGCTTTTAAGACTGTGGTGCTTCCAATAG CTGCAGAATTTGCCCCAGACATCACAATAATATCTGCAGGATTCGATGCAGCTAGAGGTGACCCTCTGGGTTGTTGTGAT GTCACTCCGATAGGATACTCTATAATGACATCCTTGTTAACTGCGTGCTCAGGGGGAAGATTGTTGGTGATACTCGAGGGAGG ATACAATCTTCGGTCGATATCCTCATCAGCTACTGAAGTTGTTAAG GTCTTAGTTGGGGACGGTTCAAGTTTTGATGTTGCAACTGCACCATCAAAAGAGGGCTTGGAGACTGTTTTACAAGTCCTGAAGATTCAGCAACAATTTTGGCCAATTTTAGGTCCAGCCTATGCATCACTGCAGGCACAACAGGGGTCGGTTTTTTCCAAATCTA CTAACAAGAAAAGGAAGCATTCAGGAGTTCCAGGGCCCTTCTGGTGGAAGTTTGGAAGCAAAAGGTTACTGTACAAAGCACTCTATGAGGGGCCCCTTCTGAGGAAGATCAAGGGCTTTAGACAAGGAAAAGTGATTGATTCGGCAGAGCCTTAG
- the LOC112880742 gene encoding histone deacetylase 15-like isoform X3: protein MRGRFETCTGYFLMASDMQPLSGHEIPSCAVENCGVFDHACHGKCQSCDSDVKPSCGEVNGISSLIGSHTDGKASKENCGACTFTYDCADLDGCLIATNGSCMAVDELTQEFEREQAGATLEDLVFSNDEEDDDSDWDPASSLVTNRWFCLNCTMPNVDVVMYCLNCHELKGSGVDGYDAFKTQIAEAALVSPDTELPAVSTAIGFDERMLLHSELEVKPNPHPERPDRLRAIAASLSAAGIFPSKCALVPPREITKEELLMVHTPDHIESVEQTKNMLYSYFTSDTYANGHSACAAKLAAGLCADLASLIVSGRVQNGFAMVRPPGHHAGVKQAMGFCLHNNAAVAALAAKRAGAKKVLIVDWDVHHGNGTQEIFEGDKSVLYVSLHRHEYGNFYPGTGAAHEVGILDGQGFSVNIPWSRGGVGDNDYIFAFKTVVLPIAAEFAPDITIISAGFDAARGDPLGCCDVTPIGYSIMTSLLTACSGGRLLVILEGGYNLRSISSSATEVVKVLVGDGSSFDVATAPSKEGLETVLQVLKIQQQFWPILGPAYASLQAQQG, encoded by the exons ATGAGAGGCAG ATTTGAGACTTGTACTGGATACTTCCTTATGGCATCTGATATGCAACCACTTAGTGGCCATGAGATACCCTCCTGTGCTGTGGAGAACTGTGGAGTTTTTGATCATGCATGTCATGGCAAATGCCAAAGCTGTGATAGTGATGTAAAACCATCTTGTGGTGAAGTGAATGGAATTTCCTCGTTGATTGGTAGTCATACTGATGGGAAGGCTTCAAAAGAGAACTGTGGAGCATGCACTTTTACTTATGATTGTGCTGATCTTGATGGCTGTTTGATTGCCACAAATGGAAGTTGCATGGCTGTTGATGAGCTAACGCAAGAGTTTGAGAGAGAACAAGCTGGGGCTACACTGGAGGATCTGGTTTTCTCTAACGATGAAGAGGACGATGACAGTGATTGGGACCCTGCTAGTAGCCTTGTTACGAATAGGTGGTTTTGCTTGAATTGCACAATGCCAAATGTGGACGTGGTTATGTATTGCCTG AATTGCCATGAGCTTAAGGGATCAGGTGTAGATGGATATGATGCTTTCAAGACTCAAATTGCAGAGGCAGCTTTGGTATCTCCTGACACAG AATTGCCGGCGGTGTCTACAGCGATTGGTTTTGATGAAAGAATGCTGCTCCACAGTGAG CTAGAAGTTAAACCAAATCCACATCCAGAAAGACCGGACCGCCTTCGTGCAATTGCTGCCAGTCTTTCTGCTGCAG GAATCTTTCCCTCAAAATGTGCTTTGGTACCCCCTCGGGAAATTACCAAGGAGGAACTCCTAATG GTTCATACTCCAGACCACATTGAAAGTGTTGAGCAGACAAAGAACATGCTTTACAG TTACTTCACTTCAGATACTTATGCAAATGGACACTCAGCATGTGCCGCCAAACTTGCAGCAGGACTCTGTGCTGATCTTGCTAGTTTGATAGTATCTGGGCGTGTTCAAAATGGCTTTGCAATG GTGAGACCTCCTGGACATCATGCAGGGGTGAAGCAAGCAATGGGTTTTTGTCTTCACAACAATGCAGCAGTGGCTGCGTTAGCTGCAAAAAGAGCAGGTGCCAAGAAAGTCCTCATAGTTGACTGG GATGTGCACCATGGAAATGGCACACAAGAGATATTCGAAGGGGACAAATCT GTCTTGTACGTATCATTACATCGTCATGAGTATGGAAACTTCTACCCTGGAACTGGAGCAGCACATGAG GTTGGAATTCTTGATGGTCAAGGCTTTTCAGTTAATATACCTTGGAGCCGTGGCGGTGTTGGAGACAATGACTACATCTTTGCTTTTAAGACTGTGGTGCTTCCAATAG CTGCAGAATTTGCCCCAGACATCACAATAATATCTGCAGGATTCGATGCAGCTAGAGGTGACCCTCTGGGTTGTTGTGAT GTCACTCCGATAGGATACTCTATAATGACATCCTTGTTAACTGCGTGCTCAGGGGGAAGATTGTTGGTGATACTCGAGGGAGG ATACAATCTTCGGTCGATATCCTCATCAGCTACTGAAGTTGTTAAG GTCTTAGTTGGGGACGGTTCAAGTTTTGATGTTGCAACTGCACCATCAAAAGAGGGCTTGGAGACTGTTTTACAAGTCCTGAAGATTCAGCAACAATTTTGGCCAATTTTAGGTCCAGCCTATGCATCACTGCAGGCACAACAGGG CTAA
- the LOC112880742 gene encoding histone deacetylase 15-like isoform X1, giving the protein MRGRFETCTGYFLMASDMQPLSGHEIPSCAVENCGVFDHACHGKCQSCDSDVKPSCGEVNGISSLIGSHTDGKASKENCGACTFTYDCADLDGCLIATNGSCMAVDELTQEFEREQAGATLEDLVFSNDEEDDDSDWDPASSLVTNRWFCLNCTMPNVDVVMYCLNCHELKGSGVDGYDAFKTQIAEAALVSPDTELPAVSTAIGFDERMLLHSELEVKPNPHPERPDRLRAIAASLSAAGIFPSKCALVPPREITKEELLMVHTPDHIESVEQTKNMLYSYFTSDTYANGHSACAAKLAAGLCADLASLIVSGRVQNGFAMVRPPGHHAGVKQAMGFCLHNNAAVAALAAKRAGAKKVLIVDWDVHHGNGTQEIFEGDKSVLYVSLHRHEYGNFYPGTGAAHEVGILDGQGFSVNIPWSRGGVGDNDYIFAFKTVVLPIAAEFAPDITIISAGFDAARGDPLGCCDVTPIGYSIMTSLLTACSGGRLLVILEGGYNLRSISSSATEVVKVLVGDGSSFDVATAPSKEGLETVLQVLKIQQQFWPILGPAYASLQAQQGSVFSKSTNKKRKHSGVPGPFWWKFGSKRLLYKALYEGPLLRKIKGFRQGKVIDSAEP; this is encoded by the exons ATGAGAGGCAG ATTTGAGACTTGTACTGGATACTTCCTTATGGCATCTGATATGCAACCACTTAGTGGCCATGAGATACCCTCCTGTGCTGTGGAGAACTGTGGAGTTTTTGATCATGCATGTCATGGCAAATGCCAAAGCTGTGATAGTGATGTAAAACCATCTTGTGGTGAAGTGAATGGAATTTCCTCGTTGATTGGTAGTCATACTGATGGGAAGGCTTCAAAAGAGAACTGTGGAGCATGCACTTTTACTTATGATTGTGCTGATCTTGATGGCTGTTTGATTGCCACAAATGGAAGTTGCATGGCTGTTGATGAGCTAACGCAAGAGTTTGAGAGAGAACAAGCTGGGGCTACACTGGAGGATCTGGTTTTCTCTAACGATGAAGAGGACGATGACAGTGATTGGGACCCTGCTAGTAGCCTTGTTACGAATAGGTGGTTTTGCTTGAATTGCACAATGCCAAATGTGGACGTGGTTATGTATTGCCTG AATTGCCATGAGCTTAAGGGATCAGGTGTAGATGGATATGATGCTTTCAAGACTCAAATTGCAGAGGCAGCTTTGGTATCTCCTGACACAG AATTGCCGGCGGTGTCTACAGCGATTGGTTTTGATGAAAGAATGCTGCTCCACAGTGAG CTAGAAGTTAAACCAAATCCACATCCAGAAAGACCGGACCGCCTTCGTGCAATTGCTGCCAGTCTTTCTGCTGCAG GAATCTTTCCCTCAAAATGTGCTTTGGTACCCCCTCGGGAAATTACCAAGGAGGAACTCCTAATG GTTCATACTCCAGACCACATTGAAAGTGTTGAGCAGACAAAGAACATGCTTTACAG TTACTTCACTTCAGATACTTATGCAAATGGACACTCAGCATGTGCCGCCAAACTTGCAGCAGGACTCTGTGCTGATCTTGCTAGTTTGATAGTATCTGGGCGTGTTCAAAATGGCTTTGCAATG GTGAGACCTCCTGGACATCATGCAGGGGTGAAGCAAGCAATGGGTTTTTGTCTTCACAACAATGCAGCAGTGGCTGCGTTAGCTGCAAAAAGAGCAGGTGCCAAGAAAGTCCTCATAGTTGACTGG GATGTGCACCATGGAAATGGCACACAAGAGATATTCGAAGGGGACAAATCT GTCTTGTACGTATCATTACATCGTCATGAGTATGGAAACTTCTACCCTGGAACTGGAGCAGCACATGAG GTTGGAATTCTTGATGGTCAAGGCTTTTCAGTTAATATACCTTGGAGCCGTGGCGGTGTTGGAGACAATGACTACATCTTTGCTTTTAAGACTGTGGTGCTTCCAATAG CTGCAGAATTTGCCCCAGACATCACAATAATATCTGCAGGATTCGATGCAGCTAGAGGTGACCCTCTGGGTTGTTGTGAT GTCACTCCGATAGGATACTCTATAATGACATCCTTGTTAACTGCGTGCTCAGGGGGAAGATTGTTGGTGATACTCGAGGGAGG ATACAATCTTCGGTCGATATCCTCATCAGCTACTGAAGTTGTTAAG GTCTTAGTTGGGGACGGTTCAAGTTTTGATGTTGCAACTGCACCATCAAAAGAGGGCTTGGAGACTGTTTTACAAGTCCTGAAGATTCAGCAACAATTTTGGCCAATTTTAGGTCCAGCCTATGCATCACTGCAGGCACAACAGGGGTCGGTTTTTTCCAAATCTA CTAACAAGAAAAGGAAGCATTCAGGAGTTCCAGGGCCCTTCTGGTGGAAGTTTGGAAGCAAAAGGTTACTGTACAAAGCACTCTATGAGGGGCCCCTTCTGAGGAAGATCAAGGGCTTTAGACAAGGAAAAGTGATTGATTCGGCAGAGCCTTAG